The proteins below come from a single candidate division WOR-3 bacterium genomic window:
- a CDS encoding T9SS type A sorting domain-containing protein, with protein sequence MKRLLVLLIPVVLFGQWLETTIPIPDLVYGVQNPEAIVKNSLNNRIYLGGTDCIMAIDASSFQKIGRIPITGKIKTMCFNPANNKIYAGDVANNSILVIDGQSDSIIATIATDSSPEILIYNPTTNKIYCANIESNKITVISGATNQVIATISAGNLPVALLINPVTNMLYCANYNDSTISVINTLNDSLVTLIPVRSGPRALVCNLTNNKIYCANFHGNSVSVIDGATNQVIANVVVNRPYCLVWNSLNNKIYCSSSSGITVIDGVTNEITSTIILSARPNCMVHNPVNNKIYAIIGDEVIIIDCAANQIITNIHLESYLSALLWDETNNKVYCVNQARHNITIIDGTTNQKIKTIQVGDFPIALVYNNANNKVYCANFYARSLTVIDGATNNIITTIPTNHEPAALCYNPITNEIYCANCDANNLTVYNGATNELVATIATGEWPCALICNPFNNKIYCANFSSNSVSIIDGHTHMLSKTINVGAGPYLFSHNLINNKIYCGNRIDYTLSIIDANNDSLMINYPIWFEVKDLAYNSVNNKIYCADNCGGNVILVFDGVTNNLINVLPAGILPVALVYNPINNKLYCANYTSNNITVYDCATDDLIATIWDGVDKPCALFYNPINNKVYCANYGSNNLTVIDGASNEVIVVINVGLGPKRFAFNLAQNRVYVANYKSGTISVIRDLMADIRETTSLVNKPELKLQVFPNPASDDFVVHLSQTPTKVRIFDVAGTLIKELPITSSQIKVSTKGIKNGIYFIKPDQSPEVIKITITK encoded by the coding sequence ATGAAGCGACTCTTAGTGCTGCTTATCCCAGTAGTTCTCTTTGGTCAATGGCTGGAAACGACAATTCCAATCCCGGACTTAGTATATGGGGTTCAAAATCCGGAAGCAATTGTTAAAAATTCCTTAAACAATAGGATTTACCTCGGCGGCACTGACTGTATCATGGCCATCGATGCCAGTTCTTTTCAAAAAATCGGGCGCATCCCAATTACTGGTAAGATTAAAACCATGTGTTTTAATCCCGCCAATAATAAAATTTATGCCGGTGATGTCGCCAATAATAGTATTCTAGTCATCGACGGTCAGTCGGATTCTATTATTGCGACAATTGCTACCGATAGTTCACCTGAGATTTTAATCTATAATCCAACTACTAACAAAATATATTGCGCGAACATTGAAAGCAATAAAATTACCGTAATTAGCGGTGCCACCAATCAAGTAATCGCGACGATTTCTGCAGGTAATCTTCCGGTGGCCTTACTTATAAATCCCGTAACTAATATGCTATATTGTGCAAATTATAATGACAGCACCATCTCAGTTATTAATACTCTCAATGACTCGCTTGTAACATTAATTCCGGTCCGAAGTGGCCCGAGGGCTCTGGTTTGTAATTTAACTAATAATAAGATTTACTGTGCTAATTTTCATGGTAATTCAGTTTCCGTAATTGATGGTGCAACTAATCAAGTAATTGCCAATGTTGTGGTAAATAGACCTTATTGTTTGGTCTGGAATTCGCTGAACAATAAAATTTACTGCAGCTCATCCAGCGGAATTACTGTAATCGATGGCGTCACCAACGAAATAACTTCAACTATTATACTCAGCGCCCGGCCCAATTGTATGGTTCATAACCCGGTTAATAATAAGATCTATGCAATTATCGGTGACGAAGTAATAATTATTGATTGTGCAGCTAATCAAATCATTACCAACATCCATTTAGAAAGTTATCTGAGTGCTTTATTATGGGACGAGACTAATAATAAAGTATACTGTGTAAATCAAGCTCGACATAATATAACTATTATTGACGGCACAACCAACCAAAAGATTAAAACGATCCAAGTTGGTGATTTTCCGATAGCCCTTGTGTATAACAACGCCAACAATAAAGTTTATTGTGCCAATTTTTACGCCCGCAGCCTTACTGTTATCGATGGTGCTACTAATAACATTATAACCACAATACCCACAAACCACGAACCAGCTGCTCTGTGTTATAATCCAATTACCAATGAAATCTATTGTGCAAATTGTGACGCTAATAATCTCACCGTGTATAATGGGGCAACTAATGAGCTGGTCGCGACAATTGCCACCGGAGAATGGCCCTGTGCCTTAATTTGTAATCCCTTTAATAATAAGATTTATTGTGCTAATTTTTCTAGTAATAGTGTAAGCATCATCGACGGCCATACCCACATGCTATCGAAAACCATCAATGTTGGAGCTGGTCCGTATCTTTTCAGTCATAACCTGATTAACAATAAAATCTATTGCGGTAATCGAATTGATTATACCTTATCGATTATTGATGCCAATAATGATAGCCTGATGATTAACTATCCAATTTGGTTTGAAGTAAAAGACCTGGCTTATAATTCTGTTAACAATAAAATCTATTGCGCCGACAATTGCGGTGGCAATGTAATCTTAGTGTTTGACGGCGTTACTAATAATTTGATTAATGTGCTTCCGGCCGGCATATTACCAGTGGCCTTAGTCTATAATCCAATTAACAATAAACTTTATTGTGCTAATTATACTTCGAATAATATTACGGTTTACGATTGCGCAACTGACGATTTAATAGCAACTATTTGGGACGGTGTCGATAAACCCTGTGCCTTATTTTACAATCCAATTAATAATAAAGTATATTGCGCCAATTATGGTAGCAATAACTTAACAGTAATTGATGGCGCCTCTAATGAAGTTATAGTCGTAATCAATGTTGGTTTAGGTCCAAAGAGATTCGCTTTTAATCTAGCGCAAAACCGAGTCTATGTGGCCAATTATAAAAGTGGCACAATTTCAGTAATTCGTGACCTAATGGCCGACATTAGAGAAACTACGTCACTAGTCAATAAGCCAGAGCTAAAACTTCAAGTCTTTCCCAATCCGGCCTCGGACGATTTTGTGGTGCATTTATCTCAAACCCCAACAAAAGTTAGAATATTCGATGTTGCGGGCACATTAATTAAAGAACTCCCAATTACCAGTTCTCAAATTAAGGTTTCCACTAAGGGAATAAAAAATGGCATCTATTTTATAAAACCCGATCAAAGCCCAGAGGTGATAAAGATTACTATTACAAAGTAA
- a CDS encoding Omp28-related outer membrane protein has translation MLYLNPGTNYTPWLFLDGTSAGSSYSNWQSLILSRAAVPAPIVARMWGSYNPQTRTGTVYAWFWSETTATLQVRVLFVITEDSIFYQAPNGDNLHNHVARDYIPDHIGTLVELRPGDTITVSYPFSLASNWVMEKCEIVAIIQNSIAINNVREIFQGAKIKIRDLPTAGVEEVVDFSRSFVKPQSSIIKSNIAEFLINLPANTNYILQVVNVSGQPIISHTGVSRGNEELIRLNLPKNLSSGLYFYRLELNPKFPLDVQGKFIILN, from the coding sequence ATGCTTTATTTAAACCCCGGGACTAATTATACCCCATGGCTTTTTCTGGATGGCACTTCGGCTGGCTCTAGTTATTCCAACTGGCAATCACTAATTCTGTCCCGGGCTGCAGTACCAGCCCCGATTGTTGCTCGGATGTGGGGCAGTTATAATCCCCAAACCCGAACCGGTACCGTCTATGCTTGGTTTTGGTCCGAAACCACTGCTACATTACAAGTTCGCGTGTTATTTGTTATCACCGAAGATAGCATTTTCTATCAAGCGCCCAATGGCGACAACTTACATAATCATGTCGCCCGAGACTATATTCCCGACCACATTGGAACCTTAGTTGAACTTCGACCTGGTGATACGATTACGGTAAGCTATCCGTTTAGTTTGGCCTCAAACTGGGTGATGGAAAAATGCGAGATTGTTGCTATTATTCAAAACTCGATAGCCATAAATAACGTTCGAGAAATCTTTCAAGGTGCCAAAATTAAGATCCGCGACCTACCAACCGCCGGGGTTGAAGAAGTGGTGGATTTCTCAAGAAGTTTTGTAAAACCACAATCTTCAATTATCAAATCAAATATTGCAGAGTTTCTGATAAATCTTCCCGCTAACACCAATTACATTTTGCAGGTAGTGAATGTTTCCGGTCAACCAATTATAAGTCACACAGGAGTTTCCCGGGGCAATGAAGAACTAATCCGATTAAATCTGCCGAAAAACTTAAGCAGCGGTCTTTATTTTTATCGGCTAGAATTAAATCCCAAATTTCCGCTTGACGTCCAAGGAAAGTTTATTATACTAAATTGA
- a CDS encoding T9SS type A sorting domain-containing protein translates to MYDSLGNNNNRLDPGERANLTVVFRNIGGVNFNNLSAQLFTSDPYITIIDGSANYGSLAIDSTRENLFDPFTVQVSPSSPCGRAVLFKIIASDSGYLDTFEFSLTVGPYHYLVWNPDPTPSSGQIIHNTLRNLGYTGTITTELLTEPLDLYQSLFITLGIYPNNYRIPANSQEALAIVNYLNNGGRVYLEGGDAWYYDPQVGGHNFNSLFGLTGISDGSGDLGPVLGFANTFTQSMYFNYSGENNYIDRINATNGFLIFRDGDNSYNCGVAYSPGNYRTVGLSFELGGLVDAQPPSTKAVLLDSIMRFFGITLTALTETPEPGFLQTLELLCSPNPFSTFTKIKLPDSNILSLKIYDIQGTLVKEISPSPGNDIVWTGKDHKGKKLPSGVYFIIPTGPTEYKPVRVLLIKY, encoded by the coding sequence GTGTATGATTCTTTAGGCAATAATAATAACCGCTTAGACCCCGGAGAAAGAGCGAATCTTACCGTAGTTTTTAGAAATATTGGCGGTGTTAATTTTAATAATCTTTCTGCACAACTGTTCACCTCGGATCCTTATATTACGATAATCGATGGCAGTGCCAATTACGGGTCTCTGGCGATTGATAGCACCAGGGAAAATCTTTTTGATCCATTTACGGTTCAAGTAAGTCCAAGCTCTCCCTGTGGCCGCGCGGTGTTGTTTAAAATTATTGCTAGTGATTCTGGTTATTTAGATACCTTCGAATTCTCGTTGACCGTCGGTCCTTATCACTATCTTGTCTGGAATCCAGACCCAACTCCTTCCTCTGGGCAGATCATTCATAACACCTTAAGAAATCTAGGCTATACAGGTACAATCACAACCGAGCTCTTAACTGAACCGCTAGATCTTTACCAGTCGCTGTTTATTACCCTTGGGATTTATCCTAATAATTATCGGATTCCGGCCAATAGTCAAGAAGCTTTAGCAATTGTTAATTACTTAAATAACGGCGGACGGGTGTACTTAGAGGGGGGTGATGCCTGGTATTATGACCCCCAGGTCGGTGGTCATAATTTCAATAGCTTATTTGGGCTTACTGGGATAAGCGATGGCAGTGGTGATTTAGGGCCGGTCCTAGGTTTTGCTAATACCTTTACCCAGAGTATGTATTTTAATTATTCCGGGGAAAACAACTATATCGATCGCATTAATGCCACAAATGGTTTTTTAATTTTTCGCGATGGTGATAATAGTTATAATTGCGGGGTTGCGTATAGTCCGGGCAATTACCGAACAGTTGGCCTTTCATTTGAATTAGGTGGGTTGGTTGATGCCCAACCGCCCTCAACTAAAGCGGTACTTCTTGATTCTATAATGAGATTTTTTGGTATCACCCTAACCGCACTTACAGAAACCCCAGAACCGGGATTTTTACAGACCCTAGAGTTGCTCTGTAGCCCTAATCCTTTTAGCACATTTACAAAAATTAAACTTCCTGATTCTAATATTTTAAGCCTAAAAATATACGATATCCAAGGTACTTTAGTTAAAGAAATCAGCCCATCTCCAGGAAACGATATCGTATGGACCGGTAAAGATCATAAAGGGAAAAAGCTTCCTTCTGGCGTCTACTTTATAATACCTACCGGGCCTACAGAATATAAGCCTGTGCGCGTGCTGTTAATCAAATATTAA
- the murJ gene encoding murein biosynthesis integral membrane protein MurJ, producing MLNKFTKRVGSFTIGTLISRILGLVRESVFAYLFGAGFATDAFQVAFRIPNLLRDLFAESALSAAFVPTFVDNLANKDRKQVWQFACNVFNTLVIIVGLIVALGIVFSPAIVKALAYGFREVSGKQELTTTLTRIMLPFLLFIALASWAMGILNAFKEFFLPAFAPALFNLGSVLVAVLSYRYFVAHNLEPILGMAYGVTIGAALQFLVQVPRLFHKKFRYSFYINFKDPELRRVLVLWIPTVLGLASYQINFAVNTFLVTFLEERSISYLNYAYRIMHLPAGLFGVAIGSVAIAEFSSKVAQKTTEGLKEELRHALKLVALLTLPISALFLALAVPITRIIYERGRFTPLDTMYTAQALMLYAPGIFASAGVRSIAACFYSLKDTKTPALVGLSTVVVNFAINRSLMGLIGFRTFPLATSFCAFFNFGLLSYLLRKKIGSWCTSQLNKIVFFSFCFSIISAIMSYGVFSVLTQKILSTSFISQLIILGISGTFGLGAFFGLAKISKINI from the coding sequence ATGCTAAATAAGTTTACTAAGCGGGTTGGTAGTTTCACAATCGGCACATTAATAAGTAGAATTTTAGGACTAGTTCGAGAATCAGTGTTTGCATATCTTTTCGGTGCTGGCTTTGCCACCGATGCCTTTCAAGTTGCCTTTCGGATTCCCAATTTGTTACGAGATCTATTTGCGGAAAGCGCCCTTTCGGCAGCATTTGTTCCGACATTCGTTGATAATTTAGCTAATAAGGACCGTAAACAAGTCTGGCAATTTGCTTGCAATGTGTTTAATACCCTAGTAATTATCGTTGGGTTAATTGTTGCTTTGGGCATAGTTTTTTCGCCAGCCATAGTCAAGGCTCTTGCATACGGATTTCGAGAAGTTTCCGGCAAACAAGAGCTAACCACAACCTTGACTCGGATTATGCTGCCATTTCTTTTGTTCATTGCGTTAGCCAGTTGGGCAATGGGAATTTTGAATGCTTTTAAGGAATTTTTCCTACCAGCTTTTGCGCCAGCACTGTTTAATCTAGGTTCAGTTTTGGTTGCGGTATTAAGTTACCGTTATTTTGTAGCCCATAATTTAGAGCCGATTTTAGGTATGGCCTATGGTGTAACCATAGGTGCCGCCTTGCAATTTCTGGTTCAGGTCCCACGACTATTTCATAAAAAATTTCGATACTCATTTTATATTAATTTTAAAGATCCAGAACTTAGGCGAGTTTTGGTTTTGTGGATTCCTACAGTTTTAGGGCTTGCCTCCTATCAAATAAATTTTGCTGTAAACACATTTCTTGTGACTTTTCTTGAAGAACGCTCAATTTCCTACCTTAATTATGCTTACCGAATTATGCATCTACCCGCTGGACTTTTTGGAGTTGCGATAGGCAGTGTGGCGATTGCTGAATTTTCCTCAAAAGTTGCTCAGAAGACTACAGAAGGTCTAAAGGAAGAGTTGCGGCATGCCCTAAAGTTAGTCGCCCTTCTTACCTTGCCGATCTCAGCTCTTTTTTTAGCCTTAGCCGTGCCAATAACTAGAATTATTTACGAACGGGGAAGATTTACACCCCTAGATACTATGTATACTGCCCAAGCCCTTATGTTATATGCTCCAGGAATTTTCGCCTCAGCTGGTGTCAGAAGTATTGCGGCCTGTTTTTACTCCCTTAAGGATACCAAAACACCGGCATTAGTAGGTTTAAGCACTGTGGTGGTTAATTTTGCAATTAATCGTAGTCTAATGGGACTAATTGGCTTTCGAACCTTTCCTTTAGCAACCTCGTTTTGTGCCTTTTTTAATTTTGGTCTTCTAAGTTACCTATTAAGAAAAAAAATTGGCAGTTGGTGTACTTCACAACTTAATAAAATCGTGTTTTTCTCGTTTTGTTTTTCAATAATCTCGGCAATAATGAGCTATGGTGTATTTTCGGTATTGACCCAAAAGATTTTATCGACTAGTTTTATTAGTCAATTAATAATATTAGGTATTAGCGGAACTTTTGGACTTGGAGCGTTCTTTGGCTTAGCTAAAATCAGTAAAATTAATATTTGA
- a CDS encoding YifB family Mg chelatase-like AAA ATPase, with translation MFAKICSASVYGIDAYLVEVEVDLSLGLRSFVIVGLPDNAVKEAQHRVITAIKNSGFKIPTRRITVNLAPADIKKEGAVFDLPIAVGLLKALGTFSSNILERFLLVGELSLDGSLKPVKGTISMAMATRQYKFSGIIVPKENAQEGALVKGVNVYPAEHLLEVIQFLSGARSIEPTTINIEEIFNSASEASVDFSEVKGQEHAKRALEVAVAGGHNILMIGPPGTGKTMLARRLGTILPKMELEEALEATKIHSVAGTLPTNYPIMAIRPFRAPHHSISEAGLIGGGAYPKPGEVSLAHNGVLFLDELPEFHRDVLEALRQPLEDGFVTIGRAKQTITYPARFMLAASMNPCPCGYFSDPHRECSCTIGMIKKYRARISGPLLDRIDVHIEVPSMRYETLSQKAPGEPSEVIRNRVNRARAIQLARFKDFRKPHPIYCNSQMGSKELRLFCEIDEISERLLKSAIERFGFSARSYDRILKVARTIADLEESSKIKPEHISEAIQYRNFDRSLI, from the coding sequence ATGTTTGCTAAAATTTGTTCGGCTAGTGTTTACGGCATCGATGCTTACTTAGTAGAAGTAGAGGTTGATTTAAGTTTAGGGCTGCGTTCCTTTGTGATTGTCGGCCTACCGGACAATGCGGTTAAGGAGGCACAACACCGGGTAATCACGGCGATTAAGAATTCGGGATTTAAAATCCCCACGCGCCGGATTACGGTTAATTTGGCTCCGGCGGACATCAAAAAAGAAGGTGCTGTTTTTGACTTGCCGATTGCTGTCGGACTGCTTAAAGCTCTTGGCACTTTTTCTTCAAACATTCTTGAGCGGTTTTTACTGGTCGGCGAATTATCATTAGATGGAAGCTTAAAACCAGTCAAAGGTACCATCTCCATGGCCATGGCCACGCGGCAGTATAAATTTTCCGGGATCATAGTACCTAAAGAAAACGCCCAAGAAGGCGCTTTGGTAAAGGGAGTTAATGTCTATCCGGCAGAACACTTGCTTGAAGTTATTCAATTTCTCTCCGGCGCCAGAAGCATCGAACCAACCACGATAAATATTGAAGAGATATTTAATTCTGCGTCCGAAGCTTCCGTTGACTTTTCTGAAGTTAAAGGGCAGGAACACGCTAAACGTGCCCTTGAGGTGGCCGTAGCTGGCGGCCATAACATTTTGATGATCGGACCACCAGGTACTGGTAAAACGATGCTTGCTCGACGCCTGGGGACAATTCTGCCTAAGATGGAATTAGAGGAAGCTTTAGAAGCCACAAAAATTCACAGTGTGGCCGGAACCTTACCCACGAATTATCCAATAATGGCAATCAGACCGTTTCGCGCTCCGCATCATTCGATTTCTGAGGCTGGACTAATCGGCGGCGGTGCCTATCCGAAACCCGGTGAGGTTTCTTTGGCTCATAATGGCGTTTTGTTTCTTGACGAGCTTCCGGAGTTTCATCGTGATGTGCTCGAGGCGCTACGACAGCCGCTAGAAGATGGTTTTGTAACCATTGGCCGGGCCAAACAGACTATTACATATCCGGCACGTTTTATGCTTGCGGCCAGCATGAATCCATGTCCTTGTGGATACTTTTCTGATCCGCATCGGGAGTGTAGTTGCACAATTGGGATGATAAAAAAATATCGGGCCAGAATATCCGGTCCACTTCTTGACCGCATTGATGTTCATATCGAAGTGCCTTCGATGAGGTACGAGACACTGTCCCAGAAAGCACCCGGAGAGCCCTCAGAAGTAATTAGAAATCGAGTTAATCGTGCCAGAGCAATTCAACTGGCACGGTTTAAGGATTTTCGAAAGCCCCATCCGATTTATTGTAATAGTCAAATGGGTTCAAAGGAGCTAAGACTTTTTTGTGAGATTGACGAGATAAGCGAAAGACTACTCAAAAGTGCTATCGAACGGTTTGGTTTTTCGGCCCGTTCTTACGATCGGATCTTAAAGGTTGCCCGAACAATTGCTGATCTTGAAGAAAGTTCTAAAATTAAGCCTGAACACATCTCAGAAGCCATTCAGTATCGAAACTTTGACCGAAGTTTAATTTAG
- a CDS encoding ATP-binding protein, with translation MENFQPVPKVNKLLVRCRICQKIKEGTKLKSYNLKICYDCFIDFFRKRVETTIKKFRMFKKTDNILVAVSGGKDSIALAKVLKDLGYKITLFHVNCRIAENDYSSESQKKVQELAEKETLPVKIYDFQNELPVDIKLAAKIFNREICATCGMIKRYILNRENKEFDVICTGHTLNDEAANLLSSLIFWDEFLVRQHPVLEERGTLKRRVKPLTLVFERETKLFCDILGLPYNPNPCPLVGGPYLVFKKIISEIEDRFPSATINFYKGFLKRKKAMGLVPKQEIKLTPCEKCGYLTVAKLCNFCRLLEKIAEYLKTKAQ, from the coding sequence ATGGAAAATTTCCAGCCAGTGCCTAAAGTAAATAAACTTCTTGTCCGTTGTCGCATCTGTCAAAAAATCAAAGAAGGGACAAAATTAAAAAGTTATAATCTCAAAATTTGTTATGACTGCTTTATAGATTTCTTCAGAAAAAGAGTTGAAACAACGATTAAAAAATTCCGAATGTTTAAAAAAACGGATAATATTTTGGTCGCGGTATCTGGCGGTAAAGATAGTATAGCTTTAGCTAAGGTCTTAAAAGACTTGGGGTATAAAATTACCCTATTTCATGTAAACTGCCGAATCGCGGAAAACGATTATTCTTCTGAATCGCAAAAAAAAGTACAAGAACTGGCTGAAAAAGAAACTCTGCCGGTTAAAATTTATGATTTTCAAAACGAACTGCCGGTCGATATCAAACTAGCTGCAAAAATTTTTAACCGCGAGATTTGTGCGACCTGTGGTATGATTAAACGCTATATTCTTAACCGCGAGAATAAAGAGTTTGATGTGATCTGTACTGGCCATACCCTAAATGATGAAGCAGCAAATCTTTTGTCTTCACTTATATTTTGGGACGAATTCCTTGTTCGACAACATCCGGTATTAGAAGAACGTGGCACGCTTAAACGTCGCGTTAAACCATTAACTCTAGTCTTTGAACGAGAAACTAAACTTTTTTGCGATATCTTAGGCTTGCCCTATAACCCAAATCCTTGCCCTTTGGTCGGTGGACCTTATCTGGTTTTTAAGAAAATCATAAGCGAGATTGAAGACCGATTCCCTTCAGCAACAATAAATTTTTATAAAGGTTTTCTTAAAAGAAAGAAAGCCATGGGCCTGGTTCCTAAACAAGAAATAAAGCTTACGCCCTGTGAAAAATGCGGCTATCTCACTGTCGCTAAACTTTGTAATTTTTGCCGGCTTTTAGAAAAGATTGCCGAGTATCTTAAAACTAAAGCTCAATGA